The Cervus elaphus chromosome 20, mCerEla1.1, whole genome shotgun sequence genomic interval AGAACTCTCCTCTTGCTTGTCAGCTCTAACACTAACAGCAACTCCCAACAGGCTTTCTTCCTAAGTAGGGCTTCCGAACATTTGGAGACCAATAGTGTGGACgattctctttcccttcccttcccagtgCTTCCTATCGCTAGGCTACACTGTCCCACCAGAAGGGAACCTTTCACGTCTCTGGCTGCTGTCTTCCAATTTCACCACATCCTTAGCAGgtaaacaggacttccctggtggcttacacggtaaagcgtctgcgtacaatgcgggagacccgggttcaatccctgggtcgggaagatctcctggagaagaaaatggcaatccactccagtattcttacctggaaaatcccatggacagaggagcctggtgggctacagtctatggggtcgcaaagagtcggacacaactgagcaacttcactttcacaggatcaaaatagtgattttttgagcttccctggtggctcagatggtaaagcatctgcctccaatgcgggagacccaggttcgatccctgggttgggaagatctcctggagaaggaaatggcaacccactccagtattcttgcctggagaatcccgcggatggagaagcctggtaggctacagtccatggggtcacaaagagtcggacacgactgagcgacttcactttagcAGGTAAGTCTCTTCACAGTTCTGAGAAGAGTGTTTCTCACCCAGTCCAAGATTTGCAGTCATTACAACAGTTCTGAGGATGCTTACAACTGCTGGTTATGACTTCTGAGACAATACGGCCAAAGACAGCATCGTTCTTGGGCCATAAATTATCTTAAGCATAAGAATTTTCATATGCTTGATTATCAAGTACCCTTTTCCTTATTCAAGACAAAATATGTCTCAAACTAACTCCTAGTCTCCCTTTCAGCCACAAAAGAGGTCAATAAACTTAGTGTCAACAGTACCGACAGTCTCACCGTTTCATTACATTAAACTAGAGATGATCATTAACTTGCTTATAGATTAAGATAATTATGGTCAGATGACAATTTAATCAGCTGTGACTTTCAAAACTCCATGGAGTGATTTAATTGGACAACAACTTGGTGAAACCAATacctttcaaaataattatttatattttttagtacAGGTTTAACAATGGGAAAACTGTGACCAAAATGCTAATATTAATCAACTGCATCATTaagcaactgctgctgctgctgctgctgctaagtcgcttcagtcgtgtctgactctgtgtgaccccacagacggcagcccaccaggctcccccgtccctgggattctccaggcaagaacactggagtgggttgccatttccttctccaatgtgtgaaagtgaaaagtgaaagtgaagtcgcccagttgtgtccgactcttagcgaccccatggactgcagcctaccaggctcctccatccatgggattttccaggcaagagtactggagtggggtgccattgccttctccgaattaaGCAACACTAATGCTAAATCTCTAGAcctgtagttttcaaagtatggtCATTAGACCAGCAGCACCAGCTTCACCTGAGATTTTTAGTGCTATAAACTCCTGGATCCTACACCAGACCTACTTACTGAATGAAAAACCCTGGGAGTGCAGCCAAGAAATTTGTGTCTCAATAAGCCCTCCAGGTAATTCTAAGGTACACTGCTAACTTTTAAAGGAGTTTTAAAACCTCATAATCTTATAATGGGTTCTATCCTTCTACATATAGTAAAGCCACAGAGTTTTAAGTCAGCATAAATTCTATTCTTTCCCCAACTCTGGTATTTTTCCAACAATCTATGGTTTCTTAAAACACTGGTGATCAATATGTTTATTGGCCAACTCCATGCTCACAGATATATTTAGCAtgaaatataaactataaaaagtCTAGGAGTAcatctatggctaattcatgttgatgtatggcagaaatcaaattaatattgtaaagcaattatctttcaattaaaaataaataaataaaaaagtctaGGAGATAATACATTTTTGGGTGGGGTAGAAGAAAGTAGTTCCCACTTTAACTAGAGGGGAGTCAATTTCATCTTTTGGCAGACCTGATTTCTGAcaggttttttcttctttccatatgGATATTACCATCAGTCTCTTGCCCTTTCAGCCAacatgatttttgtctttttctccttcttcacaTTTTAACCTAGGAAACTActcatttattctgttttttcttgCTTCAGCTAAGTTCAGTTCTCCTTAATTTGGCTTTACTGTTGCAAATTATGGTTCATTTTTAAAGCATGGATGCTGGAAAAAGCTTCTAAGAAGCCCTAGTGCTGCATTATAGAACCAGGCCTTTCATTTTGAATCGTCTTTCTAGACGTGCATGGAGATTTCAAGTGTTTCTTACCGCATCACAGAAAGAACTTATGAATAATTCACAATCCCAGAATTTTCTACAAGAAGTTCTCCTATGTCAGACTTGGAAAGCTgaaaaattttatgaaactttCTAAATATTGTACTTAAGCCTTTTCTGAAATGAAACTAAGCTCTGCCATAACTATTGttatatttatgttaaaaaacaGGGAAAGAGGATAAAGAGAATATTTGAGTACCTACTACGTGCCAGAAACTGTGCcaaatgcttatatatttttttttttggtaaaatctCCATGACAACTTGTAAATCACATTAAAAACTGACTCTCAGGGTTTTGATAATTCGTCCACAGTCACATGTCTAGTAAGTGGTAGTCAGGCCAAGCTCAAGATGCTTAGCATGACTTAAAGTCCGTTATCTTGAGTGACATCACACGTTGCAACAGCAGATGCTCAAATGACTGGCCAGAAAAGGGGAAGAATGGATTTACTTACGTTGTTATTGGTCACAGCAAAGTACTGCAAATTACTCAGATACTGGATTTCTTCTGGAATGAAGGTCAGGTGGTTATAGCTTAGATCCAAATAATGTAGTTTGGTGCATAGGAAAAGCTGCAGGGGCAGGTTCTCAATGTTATTATGGTCCAAAGAGAGCTGCTCTAGATTAGACAACGCCCCGATCTGGGCTGGAATATAAGCAATGTTATTGTGCCACAACTTTAAGCAGGAAAGATTCTGGAGGTGCTGAAAGCTAATGATCTCTTCCACAGTTTTAAGGTTATTTTCTCTGAGGTTTAACTCATGCAAATTGTTCAGACTGAAAATGGAGTGTGGAATACGTTCCAGGTCACAGCTGATCAGCTCCAGGCTTTTCAAGTTGACCATTTTTTTCAGGTTGTTCAATACAACCAGCTTGCTCCCCTCGTTATCGAGGGACAACTTCTGCAGCGAAGGCAGGAGGTCCGTGATGACTTGCGGGATCCGGGAGAGGCTGCTCTTCAAGTAGAGGGTCCTCAGGCTTTTCAGGTCCTGAAAGCCCTCTAGTTGCATGGTGCTCACCTGCTCAGGCAGCACACAGCCCGACAGGTAGAGCTCCTTGAGATTCTTCAGGTGAAACACCCAGCGTGGGATTTTCCCCATTTCAGTGAATTTCAGGcgaagaatttttaaattctcctCTAGAAAGGCCAGGGCGGGGTGGTCGACCACCAGGGACGAGTGGTACACGTGGAGCTCCTTGAGGCTGACCAGCTGCGAGATCGCCGAGGGGAGCTTGACCTCAGGGATCAGCTCCAGGCTTAGCACTTCGATTTCTGTCAGCTCGAAGACATTGTCGGGAAGACCgtttagcatgaaaaggtgcagtTCTACCTTGTCCTGGGCATTTTTCACAAGCTTGCTTTTTAGTTTCTCGACCGTCCATTCATTGTTGAGGTTGATCTGTTTCAGCTTGTTCTCACTGACCTCTGACAGGAATATGGAGAAGCGTTTGGAGTAAAGCGGGTCGTACTGATCAGCCAGATGGAGGATAAAGGCGAAGTCGTTCTTGACATCTGGGATGTCGCTGTAGTTGCTTTTTTCTCGCAGGGCCTCAAAGGAATATTGCTTCAGAGAGCTCCGCAGCATCCACCACAAGCTGTAAGACGAGGTGAGACCATAAAGTATAACCAAGATGACGTAAAACGAAGCCAGGACCTTGAATATTTCTGCCAAGGAGTACACACACTGGTAGCGCTTGTATCCAGTAAAAGCCTGCACGTCCACTGAACAGTCAATTTCCAGAGTGATGTAGGTTAAAAAATACGGAACGTAAGTTATGATGAGGACAAACAAAATGACTTTGACTATGATCTGCTTCAGGTACACTCTGTAGATGATGTCCTTCTGCTCCACATGCAGGCGGaaccttttcactttttcaaagatGGCTTTGGCCTGTTCGCCCTCCTTCTTGTCCAGGACGCTAGAGGTCGGGCTTTCTATGCCAGCTGACTCTAAGCCAGGCTGTGGGTAGGGCAGTGACTGCTTGTTGGCATCCACGTCGCCGGCTGAGCACCCCGAGGAGGAGAGCAGAACCTTGGACTTGGAGAGGGTCAGGGGCCTCACTGACTGCTCGGCCACCGTCTCTGACAGGGCGCGGGTGGTCCAGGGAGAATCGAAGCACTTGTGCAGGATGGCCACAAAGTGCTCGAGCCTGGAACTGGTGCTGGGGTAGTGAAGCCAGAAGTTGCTGCAG includes:
- the LRRC8B gene encoding volume-regulated anion channel subunit LRRC8B, translated to MITLTELKCLADAQSCYHILKPWWDVFWYYITLIMLLVAVLAGALQLTQSRVLCCLPCKVEFDNHCAVPWDILKASENASSDAGMPLPLPLRIQNDLHRQQYSYIDAVCYEKQLHWFAKFFPYLVLLHTLIFAACSNFWLHYPSTSSRLEHFVAILHKCFDSPWTTRALSETVAEQSVRPLTLSKSKVLLSSSGCSAGDVDANKQSLPYPQPGLESAGIESPTSSVLDKKEGEQAKAIFEKVKRFRLHVEQKDIIYRVYLKQIIVKVILFVLIITYVPYFLTYITLEIDCSVDVQAFTGYKRYQCVYSLAEIFKVLASFYVILVILYGLTSSYSLWWMLRSSLKQYSFEALREKSNYSDIPDVKNDFAFILHLADQYDPLYSKRFSIFLSEVSENKLKQINLNNEWTVEKLKSKLVKNAQDKVELHLFMLNGLPDNVFELTEIEVLSLELIPEVKLPSAISQLVSLKELHVYHSSLVVDHPALAFLEENLKILRLKFTEMGKIPRWVFHLKNLKELYLSGCVLPEQVSTMQLEGFQDLKSLRTLYLKSSLSRIPQVITDLLPSLQKLSLDNEGSKLVVLNNLKKMVNLKSLELISCDLERIPHSIFSLNNLHELNLRENNLKTVEEIISFQHLQNLSCLKLWHNNIAYIPAQIGALSNLEQLSLDHNNIENLPLQLFLCTKLHYLDLSYNHLTFIPEEIQYLSNLQYFAVTNNNIEMLPDGLFQCKKLQCLLLGKNSLMSLSPHVGELSNLTHLELIGNYLETLPPELEGCQSLKRSCLIVEENLLNTLPPPVTERLQTCLDKC